The Bifidobacterium eulemuris genome includes a window with the following:
- a CDS encoding alpha/beta hydrolase codes for MRLRCVQNIGTDHAEGERLFVMFHGFGNDESEMVRILDAIYAGSNRAPNYLSFRATYPRPYMGGNYWYPDGCGVAERRRECSRVGDAVVSMLDSPLYRGMRKTLVGFSQGGYLSYRLTVERPEAFDEAVLLSPSFKGECSATPDVSRTRYVLAYGGLDRTIPAEDQRTAREKLSATHGFVDLNYPDMGHAICDQEIADLREFLNVRPI; via the coding sequence ATGCGACTTCGCTGCGTGCAGAACATCGGGACCGATCATGCCGAAGGCGAGCGCCTGTTCGTCATGTTCCACGGGTTCGGCAATGACGAAAGCGAGATGGTCCGCATCCTCGACGCTATCTATGCCGGCTCGAATCGCGCCCCCAACTACCTGTCGTTCCGGGCCACCTATCCCAGACCGTATATGGGCGGCAACTACTGGTATCCGGACGGATGCGGCGTGGCGGAACGGAGGAGGGAATGCTCGCGCGTGGGCGACGCGGTCGTCTCCATGCTCGACTCGCCCCTGTACCGCGGCATGCGCAAAACCCTCGTCGGATTCTCTCAAGGCGGCTACCTCTCCTACCGTCTTACGGTGGAGCGTCCGGAAGCGTTCGATGAGGCCGTTCTGCTCAGCCCGTCGTTCAAAGGAGAATGTTCGGCGACACCGGATGTTTCGCGCACACGATACGTGCTGGCCTACGGCGGGCTCGACCGCACGATACCCGCCGAGGATCAGCGGACGGCGCGCGAGAAACTCTCCGCCACTCACGGCTTCGTCGACCTGAACTACCCCGATATGGGCCACGCCATCTGCGACCAGGAAATCGCCGACCTACGTGAGTTCCTGAACGTCCGACCGATCTGA
- a CDS encoding helix-turn-helix domain-containing protein yields the protein MTEDEKEEHLTEELLERLLSSASIETYLDEEHIGERQLTDYLHGLLEKHDLKRADVARDSGLNATVVYDIFSGKSRPGRDNAIMLAFGLNCDLTETQRLLRLAGASELWCKQRRDAILIWCVKNGFDRAAADNELIRLGEKPLLT from the coding sequence ATGACCGAAGACGAGAAGGAAGAGCATCTGACCGAGGAGCTGCTGGAACGGCTTCTCTCCAGTGCAAGCATCGAAACGTATCTTGACGAAGAACATATCGGCGAACGCCAACTCACCGATTACCTGCATGGACTGCTGGAAAAGCATGATCTCAAACGCGCCGACGTGGCACGAGACTCGGGACTCAACGCCACCGTCGTCTACGACATCTTCTCTGGCAAAAGCCGCCCCGGACGAGACAACGCAATCATGCTCGCTTTCGGCCTCAACTGTGATCTGACCGAGACGCAACGTCTCTTGCGGCTTGCGGGAGCCTCAGAACTGTGGTGCAAGCAACGACGCGACGCGATTCTCATCTGGTGCGTGAAGAACGGATTCGACCGCGCCGCGGCGGACAACGAACTGATCAGACTGGGGGAGAAGCCGTTGTTGACGTAA
- a CDS encoding MATE family efflux transporter produces the protein MDVAESNGLASKPIGRLVWSLAVPAVVAQACNAMYTIVDRLFLARIPGVGDLAMTGVGVCFPITLAISAFAMLIGMGGAPLASIQLGRGDKRQAERLLGVSVAALLVIAIVIPTILQLTKEPILMAFGASADTLPYAERFLTIYLSGTVCVMAALGLNTFITAQGKARVAMVSTMIGALSSIALDWLFIIELDMGVEGAALANVIAQTLAALWIVRFLASQRSAIRLRVRDIRIDRRIVNILALGVSPFIMQITESLIQVVFNSSLQRYGGDHYVAAMTIMTSLMQLIFIFSQGIQQGVQPIIGYNFGARLFDRVRRTYRSMMVVQVAINSTMTLLFALFPAALASLFTTDATIAGIVTRTLPYYCCGMGLFGIQNIVQCSFVGMGQAKPSLFLAIFRKIILLVPLALILPHVAGLGVTGVFLAEPISDITSAIVAGVLFHRLIPALLQE, from the coding sequence ATGGACGTTGCGGAATCGAATGGTCTTGCCTCCAAACCCATCGGACGGCTGGTGTGGTCGTTGGCGGTGCCGGCGGTGGTGGCGCAGGCGTGCAACGCGATGTACACCATCGTCGACCGTTTGTTCCTGGCGCGCATCCCCGGCGTGGGCGACCTTGCGATGACCGGCGTGGGCGTATGCTTCCCGATCACGCTGGCGATCTCCGCGTTCGCCATGCTCATCGGCATGGGCGGCGCTCCCCTCGCCTCCATCCAGCTCGGACGGGGCGACAAACGCCAGGCGGAACGGCTGCTCGGCGTCTCCGTCGCGGCGTTGCTGGTCATCGCCATCGTCATCCCCACCATTCTGCAACTGACCAAAGAACCCATCCTGATGGCGTTCGGCGCGAGCGCCGACACCCTGCCCTACGCCGAACGGTTCCTCACCATCTACCTCTCCGGCACGGTCTGCGTGATGGCCGCACTCGGCCTCAACACCTTCATCACCGCGCAAGGCAAGGCGCGTGTGGCCATGGTCTCCACGATGATCGGCGCGCTCAGCTCCATCGCGCTCGACTGGCTGTTCATCATCGAACTCGATATGGGCGTCGAAGGCGCGGCGCTCGCCAATGTGATCGCGCAGACGTTGGCCGCCCTGTGGATCGTGCGATTCCTCGCCTCGCAACGCAGCGCGATCCGTCTGCGCGTGCGCGACATCCGCATCGACCGGCGCATTGTGAACATCCTCGCGCTGGGCGTCTCGCCGTTCATCATGCAGATCACCGAATCGCTGATCCAAGTGGTGTTCAACTCCTCGCTGCAACGCTACGGCGGCGACCATTACGTGGCCGCGATGACCATCATGACCAGCCTCATGCAGCTGATCTTCATCTTCTCGCAAGGCATCCAGCAGGGCGTGCAGCCGATCATCGGATACAACTTCGGCGCGCGCCTGTTCGACCGTGTGCGCCGCACCTACCGTTCCATGATGGTGGTGCAGGTGGCCATCAACTCGACGATGACCCTGCTGTTCGCGCTGTTCCCCGCCGCCTTGGCCTCGCTGTTCACCACAGACGCCACCATCGCAGGCATCGTGACACGCACGCTGCCCTACTACTGTTGCGGCATGGGACTGTTCGGCATCCAGAACATCGTGCAATGCTCCTTCGTGGGCATGGGGCAGGCGAAGCCGTCGCTGTTCCTCGCGATCTTCCGCAAGATCATCCTGCTGGTACCGCTGGCGCTCATCCTGCCCCATGTGGCGGGACTCGGCGTCACGGGCGTGTTCCTGGCCGAGCCGATCAGCGACATCACCTCCGCCATCGTCGCAGGCGTCCTGTTCCACCGACTCATTCCCGCGCTGCTGCAGGAGTGA